Below is a window of Limibacillus halophilus DNA.
TGCCATAAGCCGCGTCGGCGCACGCGGCCTGATGCAGCTTATGCCGGGCACTGCAAAGAAAGTGGCCAAAGACCTTGGCTTGCCTTACAGCAGTGATCGGCTGCTCGATGATGGGGGCTACAACATGACCCTTGGCAGCGCATACCTGAAGGAAATGCTGGAGCGGTTTGGCGGATCTCACATCCTTGCGATTGCCGCCTACAATGCGGGGCCAGGCCGCGTGGATGAGTGGTTGGGTCGGTTTGGTAATCCGACCACACCGGGCGTCGACCCCGTCGACTGGATTGAGCGGATACCGTTTTACGAGACCCGTAATTACGTGCAACGCGTCCTCGAAGCGATGGTTGTCTACCGCCAACGGATCGGCGGCCCAAACGCACTGGAGCTTCAGCTTTCACAAGACCTTGACCGAGCCGCCGGTCGCTAGACAGCAAGTTCCTCATCTGCTGTGCTGCGCAGCGAGGTGAGGGTCAACGATCAGTGAGTGAGGATCAGCAGCAAAATGAACACTGAAGTTAACAGCACTCCCTGGGGCCAGATCAAAGCTTGCGTCTTTGATGCTTATGGCACCCTGTTCGACGTCCATTCGGCCGCTGCACGACTTGCCGAAGAACTGGGGCCGAACAAAGACTCCATCTCTAATCTCTGGCGCCAAAAACAGCTGGAATACACCTGGTTACGCAGCTTGATGAAAGAGCATGTGGATTTCTGGAAAATCACAGGTGACGCCCTGGATTTCGCCTTGGAAAGCCACGGCGTTCAGAACCCGCAATTCCGAGCTCAGCTCATGGAGCTCTATCTGAAACTTGAGGCCTATCCGGAGGTGCCGGCCTGCCTGCAGCGCTTGCAAGCCGCAGGCATCGCAACAGCGGTTCTTTCGAACGGCGAGCCCAAGATGATGGCCGCCGCTATCGAGTTCGCAGGCCTTGGCCAATCGCTCGACTATGCCCTTTCAGTTGAGGAAGTGGGTGTGTACAAGCCAGACTCGCGTGTCTACCAGATGGCCGTCGACCGTTTGGGCGTGACGCGACAGGAGATTTGTTTCGTCTCAAGCAATACGTGGGATGCAACCGCAGCCGCGCACTTTGGTTTTCAGGTGGCCTGGTTGAATCGCTTCAACCGCCTCTGGGATAAGTTACCGGGAACACCGAAGGCCGTTATCAGCACGCTGGACGACCTTCCGGTACCGGTCCGCGCTTGAGACAGTTGGGAGGGTGTAGAACCGGATGACTCCTCGCCGCGACCTGAAAGTCCGAACGAAGGACGGCCTGCGTCTCCACGTCGAGGACTGGGGCGATCCGCTAGACGACACGGCTCCGTTGCTTTGTCTCAGCGGTTTGACCCGGAACACACGCGACTTTCGGGAACTGGCTGAACGGCATGCTCCGCATCGTCGTGTTGTCACTTTCGATTACCGAGGCCGGGGTCGATCCGATCGGGATAGCAACTGGCGCAACTACCGCCCAGAAGTTTATCTGGATGACGTTTTCCAGGTGATCGCTGCGACAAACCTCCACCACTTCGTTGTGGTGGGAACCTCCCTGGGCGGTTTACTAACCATGGGTATGGGCCTTT
It encodes the following:
- a CDS encoding haloacid dehalogenase type II, coding for MNTEVNSTPWGQIKACVFDAYGTLFDVHSAAARLAEELGPNKDSISNLWRQKQLEYTWLRSLMKEHVDFWKITGDALDFALESHGVQNPQFRAQLMELYLKLEAYPEVPACLQRLQAAGIATAVLSNGEPKMMAAAIEFAGLGQSLDYALSVEEVGVYKPDSRVYQMAVDRLGVTRQEICFVSSNTWDATAAAHFGFQVAWLNRFNRLWDKLPGTPKAVISTLDDLPVPVRA